The Mycobacterium paragordonae genome includes a region encoding these proteins:
- a CDS encoding biotin carboxylase N-terminal domain-containing protein: protein MGITRVLVANRGEIARRVFATCRRLGLGTVAVYTEPDAASPHVAVADARVRLPKTNDYLNAEAIIAAARAAGADAVHPGYGFLSENAEFAAAVQDAGLTWVGPPVDSVRAMGSKIESKKLMSAAGVPVLEELDPDTVTQGQLPVLVKASAGGGGRGMRVVRELSALAAEVQAAQREAQSAFGDPTVFCERYLPTGHHIEVQVMADTHGTVWAVGERECSIQRRHQKVIEEAPSPLVERTPGMREKLFEAARLAAGAIGYTGAGTVEFLADDDGEFFFLEMNTRLQVEHPVTEETTGLDLVELQLDVADGGRLGPEPPAAQGHSIEARLYAEDPAQGWQPQAGTVHRIHVPSVRAEFSTLGHRTGIRLDSGIVDGSVVSIFYDPMLAKVISYAPTRRQSALVLADALARAHVHGLRTNRELLVHVLRHPAFLDGATDTGFFDTHGLAELSAPLADTATVRTSAIAAALADAAHNRAAAGALGSLPSGWRNLSSGYQVKTYRDDTDTEQHVEYRFTRTSLALPQDPSVQLVAASPEEVTLAENGVAISYAVARFGDDVYVDSARGPVHLVAVPRFPEPGSAVEQGSLVAPMPGNVIRIGAEAGATVTAGQPLIWLEAMKMEHTITAPNDGVLAEINVQTGQQVEVGAVLARVEAPDSEGDPS from the coding sequence ATGGGGATCACGAGAGTACTGGTTGCCAACCGCGGCGAAATCGCCCGGCGGGTGTTCGCCACCTGCCGGCGGCTGGGTCTGGGCACCGTCGCCGTCTATACGGAGCCCGACGCGGCCTCCCCGCACGTCGCCGTGGCCGACGCCCGGGTGCGGCTGCCGAAGACCAACGACTACCTCAACGCCGAGGCCATCATCGCGGCGGCGCGCGCCGCAGGCGCCGACGCCGTACACCCGGGCTACGGATTCCTCTCCGAGAACGCCGAATTCGCGGCCGCGGTGCAAGACGCCGGACTGACGTGGGTCGGGCCCCCGGTCGATTCGGTACGCGCGATGGGTTCCAAGATCGAGTCCAAGAAACTGATGTCGGCGGCCGGCGTGCCGGTGCTCGAGGAACTCGACCCGGACACCGTGACTCAGGGCCAGCTGCCGGTGCTGGTCAAGGCCTCCGCCGGTGGCGGCGGGCGTGGGATGCGGGTGGTGCGGGAATTGTCCGCGCTGGCGGCCGAAGTCCAAGCGGCACAACGCGAAGCGCAGTCCGCATTCGGCGACCCGACCGTGTTCTGCGAGCGGTATCTGCCCACTGGGCACCACATCGAGGTGCAGGTGATGGCCGACACGCACGGCACCGTGTGGGCCGTGGGCGAACGCGAATGCTCCATCCAGCGTCGCCACCAGAAGGTGATCGAAGAGGCGCCGTCACCGTTGGTCGAACGCACCCCGGGGATGCGCGAGAAGCTGTTCGAGGCCGCCAGGTTGGCCGCCGGCGCGATCGGCTACACCGGCGCCGGCACCGTTGAGTTCCTCGCCGATGATGACGGCGAGTTCTTCTTCCTGGAGATGAACACCCGGCTGCAGGTCGAGCACCCGGTCACCGAGGAAACCACCGGCCTGGACCTGGTCGAGCTGCAACTGGACGTCGCCGACGGTGGCCGCCTGGGCCCCGAACCTCCGGCAGCGCAGGGGCATTCGATCGAGGCGCGACTGTACGCCGAGGACCCCGCCCAAGGCTGGCAGCCACAGGCCGGCACCGTGCACCGCATCCACGTGCCCTCGGTGCGTGCCGAATTCAGCACGCTCGGGCACCGGACCGGAATCCGGTTGGATTCCGGGATCGTCGACGGCTCGGTGGTGTCGATCTTCTACGACCCGATGCTCGCCAAGGTCATCTCGTATGCCCCGACCCGCAGGCAGTCGGCGCTGGTGCTCGCCGACGCGCTGGCCCGCGCCCACGTGCACGGCCTGCGCACCAACCGCGAGCTCCTGGTGCACGTGCTTCGGCACCCGGCTTTCCTCGACGGGGCAACCGACACCGGGTTCTTCGACACCCACGGCCTGGCCGAGCTCTCGGCGCCGCTGGCCGACACCGCAACGGTGCGGACGTCGGCGATCGCCGCCGCCCTGGCCGACGCCGCGCACAACCGTGCCGCCGCCGGAGCACTGGGCTCGCTCCCCTCCGGCTGGCGCAACCTCTCCTCTGGGTATCAGGTCAAGACCTACCGGGACGACACCGACACCGAGCAACACGTCGAATACCGCTTCACCAGAACATCTTTGGCGTTGCCGCAGGACCCTTCGGTGCAGCTGGTGGCCGCGTCCCCGGAGGAAGTCACACTGGCCGAGAACGGGGTGGCCATCAGCTACGCCGTCGCTCGGTTCGGTGACGACGTCTACGTCGACTCCGCGCGCGGACCCGTGCACCTGGTGGCGGTGCCCCGATTCCCCGAACCGGGCTCGGCCGTCGAACAGGGCTCCCTGGTTGCGCCGATGCCCGGCAACGTGATTCGGATCGGCGCCGAGGCCGGCGCCACCGTCACCGCCGGCCAGCCGCTGATCTGGCTGGAAGCCATGAAGATGGAGCACACCATCACCGCGCCGAACGACGGGGTGCTCGCGGAAATCAATGTGCAAACGGGCCAGCAAGTCGAGGTGGGCGCTGTGCTGGCACGCGTGGAAGCGCCTGACTCAGAAGGAGATCCGTCATGA
- a CDS encoding acyclic terpene utilization AtuA family protein produces the protein MRIANCSGFYGDRLSAMREMLTGGDVDYVTGDYLAELTMLILGRDRMKNPERGYAKTFLTQLEECLGLAHERGVRIVTNAGGLNPAGLADAVRALAERLGVPARVAHVEGDDLQPRAAELGLGTPLTANAYLGAWGIANCLDAGADVVVTGRVTDASVIVGSAAAHFGWGRTDYNRLAGAVVAGHVIECGTQATGGNFSFFTEVKDLTYPGFPIAEVYDDGSSVITKHRGTGGLVSVDTVTAQLLYEITGARYANPDVTARMDSIALTSEGPDRVRISGAVGEPPPPTLKVSLNSIGGFRNAMTFILTGLDIEAKAELVRRQLEATLTVKPAELEWTLARTDHPDADTEQGASALLSCVVRDPDPANVGRKFSGAAVELALASYPGFTSTAPPGDGQVYGVYTPGYVDAGSVPHIAVHPDGTRVEIPSATETLTLEAAGDPELPEPLAAQPTRRVPLGLIAGARSGDKGGSANVGIWVRTDDEWRWLAHTLTVEQLKRLLPEAADLPVTRHLLPNIRAVNFVIEDILGQGVAYQARFDPQAKGLGEWLRSRHIDIPEKLL, from the coding sequence GTGCGTATCGCGAACTGCTCCGGTTTCTACGGTGACCGGCTGTCTGCGATGCGCGAGATGCTCACCGGCGGAGACGTCGACTACGTAACCGGTGACTACCTTGCCGAATTGACCATGCTGATCCTGGGTCGCGACCGGATGAAGAACCCCGAACGCGGCTACGCGAAGACCTTCCTCACCCAGCTCGAAGAGTGCCTGGGCCTGGCCCATGAGCGCGGCGTGCGCATCGTCACCAACGCTGGGGGCCTCAACCCCGCCGGGCTGGCGGATGCGGTGCGGGCACTGGCCGAGCGCCTGGGCGTCCCGGCGCGGGTGGCCCACGTGGAAGGCGACGACCTGCAACCCCGCGCGGCCGAGCTCGGGCTGGGCACGCCGCTGACCGCCAACGCCTACCTGGGCGCGTGGGGCATCGCGAATTGCCTCGACGCCGGAGCCGACGTCGTGGTCACCGGCCGGGTCACCGACGCCTCGGTGATCGTCGGGTCGGCGGCCGCGCACTTCGGCTGGGGCCGCACCGACTACAACCGACTCGCAGGCGCCGTCGTCGCCGGCCACGTCATCGAATGCGGCACACAGGCCACCGGAGGTAATTTCTCGTTCTTCACCGAGGTGAAGGACCTGACTTATCCCGGGTTCCCGATAGCCGAGGTCTATGACGACGGTTCCTCGGTGATCACCAAGCATCGGGGCACCGGTGGGCTGGTCAGTGTCGACACCGTGACCGCGCAGTTGCTCTACGAGATCACCGGTGCCCGCTACGCCAACCCGGATGTGACGGCCCGGATGGACAGCATTGCGCTGACCTCCGAGGGCCCAGACCGGGTGCGGATCAGCGGTGCAGTCGGCGAACCTCCGCCACCGACGCTGAAGGTGTCGCTGAACAGCATCGGTGGCTTCCGCAACGCGATGACGTTCATCTTGACCGGGTTGGACATCGAGGCGAAGGCGGAGTTGGTGCGACGCCAGCTCGAGGCCACGCTGACCGTCAAGCCCGCCGAGCTGGAATGGACGCTGGCCCGTACCGACCACCCCGACGCCGACACCGAACAAGGCGCCAGTGCGTTGCTGAGCTGCGTGGTCCGAGACCCCGACCCGGCCAATGTGGGCCGCAAGTTCTCCGGCGCCGCAGTCGAATTGGCGCTGGCCAGCTATCCCGGCTTCACCTCGACCGCACCGCCGGGCGATGGTCAGGTGTACGGCGTGTACACGCCGGGCTACGTCGATGCCGGGTCGGTGCCGCACATCGCCGTGCATCCCGACGGCACCCGTGTCGAGATACCCAGTGCAACAGAGACTTTGACGCTGGAGGCAGCGGGCGATCCGGAACTGCCCGAACCGCTTGCCGCCCAACCCACCCGGCGGGTGCCGCTCGGCCTGATCGCCGGCGCCCGCAGCGGCGACAAAGGCGGCTCGGCCAACGTCGGGATATGGGTCCGCACCGACGACGAGTGGCGCTGGCTCGCGCACACGCTGACGGTCGAACAGCTGAAAAGGCTGCTGCCCGAAGCCGCCGACCTGCCCGTCACCCGGCACCTGCTACCCAACATTCGGGCGGTGAACTTCGTGATCGAGGACATTCTTGGCCAGGGCGTGGCCTACCAGGCCCGCTTCGATCCGCAGGCAAAGGGGCTGGGCGAATGGTTGCGCAGCCGTCACATCGACATTCCGGAGAAGTTGTTATGA
- a CDS encoding HAMP domain-containing sensor histidine kinase produces MIWFRRPRRAGRAPLRATSSLSLRWRVMLLAMSMVAMVVVLMSLAVYAVISAALYSDIDNQLQSRAQLLIASGSLAADPGKAIEGTAYSDVNAMLVNPGKSIYTANQPGQTLPVGSPEKAVIRGELFMSRRTASDQRVLAIHLNNGSSLLISKSLKPTEHVMAKLRFVLLMVGGVGVAIAAVAGGMVTRAGLRPVGRLTEAAERVARTDDLRPIPVFGSDELARLTEAFNLMLRALAESRERQARLVTDAGHELRTPLTSLRTNVELLMASMAPGAPRLPEQEMDDLQADVIAQIEELSTLVGDLVDLTRGDAGHAVHEPVDMAEVIDRSLERVRRRRNDIHFDVEVVPWQVYGDSAGLSRAALNLMDNAAKWSPTGGHVGVTLRQLDPSHAELVVSDRGPGIPPQERRLVFERFYRSTSARAMPGSGLGLAIVKQVVLNHGGSLRVEDTEPGGQPPGTSIYVLLPGRPMPGAEHPSSAAIAERDLGTDTRGASVRHSGDSANSRGSTNVISVDS; encoded by the coding sequence ATGATCTGGTTCCGCCGCCCTCGCCGGGCCGGCCGCGCACCGCTGCGGGCGACCAGCTCGTTGTCGCTGCGATGGCGGGTGATGCTGCTGGCGATGTCCATGGTGGCGATGGTTGTGGTGCTGATGTCGCTGGCCGTTTACGCGGTGATCTCCGCCGCGCTGTACAGCGACATCGACAACCAGCTGCAGAGCCGGGCGCAGTTGCTGATCGCCAGCGGTTCGCTCGCGGCCGATCCGGGCAAGGCCATCGAGGGCACGGCTTATTCGGATGTGAACGCGATGCTGGTGAACCCGGGCAAGTCGATCTACACCGCCAACCAGCCGGGGCAGACCCTGCCGGTGGGCAGCCCGGAAAAAGCGGTCATCCGGGGTGAGCTGTTCATGTCCCGGCGCACGGCGTCCGACCAGCGGGTGCTGGCGATCCACTTGAACAACGGCAGCTCGCTGCTCATCTCCAAGAGTCTCAAACCCACCGAACACGTGATGGCCAAACTGCGTTTCGTGCTGCTGATGGTCGGCGGGGTGGGTGTCGCGATCGCCGCCGTGGCCGGGGGAATGGTGACCCGGGCAGGTCTGCGCCCGGTCGGCCGTCTCACCGAAGCGGCCGAGCGGGTTGCCCGCACCGACGACTTGCGCCCGATCCCGGTCTTCGGCAGTGACGAACTGGCCCGGCTCACCGAGGCGTTCAACCTGATGCTGCGGGCGCTGGCCGAATCCCGGGAGCGGCAGGCGCGGCTGGTCACCGACGCCGGCCACGAACTGCGCACCCCGTTGACGTCGTTGCGCACCAACGTCGAGCTGCTGATGGCCTCGATGGCGCCCGGAGCGCCCCGGTTGCCGGAGCAGGAGATGGACGACCTGCAAGCGGACGTGATCGCGCAGATCGAGGAATTGTCCACGCTGGTCGGTGATTTGGTCGATCTCACCCGCGGGGATGCCGGCCACGCCGTGCACGAGCCGGTGGACATGGCCGAGGTCATCGACCGGAGTCTGGAGCGGGTCCGTCGGCGCCGCAACGACATTCACTTCGACGTCGAGGTGGTCCCGTGGCAGGTGTACGGCGACTCCGCGGGATTGTCCCGCGCGGCGCTGAACCTGATGGACAACGCGGCCAAGTGGAGTCCGACCGGGGGGCACGTCGGTGTCACGCTGCGCCAGCTCGACCCGTCGCACGCCGAGTTGGTGGTGTCCGATCGTGGGCCAGGTATCCCGCCGCAGGAACGCCGCCTGGTGTTCGAACGCTTCTACCGCTCGACGTCGGCCCGTGCCATGCCCGGCTCGGGCCTTGGCTTGGCGATCGTCAAACAGGTCGTGCTCAACCACGGGGGGTCGTTGCGCGTGGAGGACACCGAACCGGGCGGGCAGCCTCCGGGGACGTCGATCTATGTGCTGCTACCTGGCCGTCCGATGCCGGGCGCGGAGCACCCGTCGTCCGCCGCCATCGCGGAGCGCGATCTGGGAACCGACACGCGGGGCGCCTCCGTTAGACATAGCGGTGACAGCGCAAACTCACGGGGATCCACGAATGTCATCTCAGTCGATTCTTAG
- a CDS encoding acyl-CoA carboxylase subunit beta: MSALKSTLDPNGPTFTEAAAASTTKLDEIAAEFANAVEGGGPKYVDRHHARGKLTARERIELLVDPDSPFLELSPLAAWGSPFKVGASTVTGIGVVEGVECMIVANDPTVKGGTSNPWTLKKILRANQIAFENRLPVISLVESGGADLPTQKEIFIPGGRMFRDLTRLSAAGIPTIALVFGNSTAGGAYVPGMSDHVVMIKERSKVFLAGPPLVKMATGEESDDESLGGAEMHARISGLADYFAHDELDAIRIGRRVVARLNWVKQGPAPRPVTEPLFDTEELIGIVPADLRIPFDPREVIARIVDGSDFDEFKPLYGSSLVTGWAQLHGYLIGILANARGVLFSEESQKATQFIQLANRSDTPLLFLHNTTGYMVGKDYEEGGMIKHGSMMINAVSNSTVPHISLLIGASYGAGHYGMCGRAYDPRFLFAWPSAKSAVMGGAQLSGVLSIVARAAAEARGQEVDEAADAAMRAAVEGQIEAESLPLVLSGMLYDDGVIDPRDTRTVLGMCLSAIANGPIKGTSNFGVFRM; the protein is encoded by the coding sequence ATGAGCGCTCTGAAGTCCACCCTCGACCCGAACGGGCCCACCTTCACCGAGGCGGCCGCCGCGTCGACCACCAAGCTCGACGAGATCGCCGCCGAGTTCGCCAACGCGGTCGAAGGCGGCGGCCCGAAATACGTTGACCGCCACCACGCCCGCGGCAAACTGACCGCGCGCGAACGCATCGAATTGCTCGTCGACCCGGACTCCCCGTTCTTGGAACTGAGTCCACTGGCGGCCTGGGGCAGCCCCTTCAAGGTCGGCGCCAGCACGGTCACCGGAATCGGCGTCGTCGAGGGCGTCGAGTGCATGATCGTCGCCAATGACCCCACGGTCAAAGGCGGCACCAGCAACCCCTGGACGCTGAAGAAGATCCTGCGGGCCAACCAGATCGCTTTCGAGAACCGGCTTCCGGTGATCTCTCTGGTGGAGTCCGGGGGCGCCGATCTCCCGACGCAGAAGGAGATCTTCATCCCGGGCGGACGGATGTTCCGCGACCTGACCCGGCTCTCGGCCGCCGGAATCCCCACCATCGCACTGGTATTCGGCAACTCCACCGCCGGCGGCGCCTACGTGCCCGGCATGTCCGACCACGTGGTGATGATCAAGGAGCGCTCCAAGGTGTTCCTGGCCGGCCCCCCGCTGGTGAAGATGGCCACCGGCGAGGAGTCCGACGACGAGTCGCTGGGCGGCGCCGAAATGCATGCCCGCATATCGGGTTTGGCCGACTACTTCGCGCACGACGAACTCGACGCGATCCGCATCGGGCGCCGCGTCGTGGCCCGGCTGAACTGGGTCAAGCAGGGTCCGGCGCCCAGGCCGGTCACCGAGCCGCTGTTCGACACCGAAGAACTGATCGGCATCGTGCCCGCCGATCTGCGCATCCCGTTCGACCCGCGCGAGGTGATCGCCCGCATCGTCGACGGTTCGGATTTCGACGAATTCAAGCCGCTGTACGGCTCGTCGCTGGTGACCGGCTGGGCGCAACTGCACGGCTATCTCATCGGCATCCTGGCCAACGCCCGCGGCGTGCTGTTCAGCGAGGAATCGCAGAAGGCCACCCAGTTCATCCAGCTCGCCAACCGCTCGGACACGCCACTGTTGTTCCTGCACAACACCACCGGCTACATGGTGGGCAAAGACTACGAAGAAGGCGGCATGATCAAGCACGGCTCGATGATGATCAACGCCGTGTCCAACTCGACCGTGCCGCATATCTCGCTGCTGATCGGCGCCTCGTACGGCGCGGGCCACTACGGCATGTGTGGCCGCGCCTACGACCCGCGGTTCCTGTTCGCCTGGCCCAGCGCCAAATCCGCCGTCATGGGCGGGGCGCAGCTGTCCGGGGTGCTGTCCATCGTGGCCCGCGCGGCCGCCGAGGCCCGCGGGCAGGAAGTCGACGAAGCCGCTGATGCTGCGATGCGCGCCGCCGTCGAAGGCCAGATCGAGGCCGAGTCGCTGCCGCTGGTGTTGTCCGGGATGCTCTATGACGACGGGGTGATCGACCCGCGCGACACCCGCACCGTGCTGGGAATGTGTTTGTCCGCCATAGCCAATGGCCCGATCAAGGGGACGTCGAACTTCGGCGTCTTCCGGATGTGA
- a CDS encoding acyl-CoA dehydrogenase family protein encodes MNIWTTPEREQLRKTVRSFAEREVLPNIDEWERTGDLPRDLHRRAGEAGLLGANFPESVGGGGGDGADAVLICEEMHQSGAPGGVFASLFTCGIAVPHMIASGDQRLIDTYVRPTLAGEKIGSLAITEPGGGSDVGHLRTSAVKDGDHYVINGAKTYITSAVRADFVVTAVRTGGPGAAGVSLIVVDKGTPGFEVSRKLDKMGWRSSDTAELSYTDVRVPVENLVGVENTGFAQIAQAFVSERIALAAQAYSSAQRCLDITAQWCRDRETFGRPLISRQSVQNTLAEMARRIDVARVYSRRVVERQLEGDTNLITEVCFAKNTAVEAGEWVANQAVQLFGGMGYMAESEIERQYRDMRILGIGGGTTEILTALAAKLLGYQS; translated from the coding sequence ATGAACATCTGGACCACACCCGAGCGCGAGCAATTGCGCAAGACGGTGCGCTCGTTCGCCGAACGGGAGGTGCTGCCCAACATCGACGAGTGGGAACGCACCGGCGATCTGCCGCGCGACCTGCACCGGCGCGCCGGCGAGGCGGGCCTGCTGGGGGCGAACTTCCCGGAGTCCGTTGGCGGCGGCGGCGGAGACGGTGCCGACGCGGTGCTGATCTGCGAGGAGATGCACCAATCCGGAGCTCCCGGAGGCGTTTTCGCGTCGCTGTTCACCTGCGGCATCGCCGTGCCGCACATGATCGCCTCGGGTGACCAGCGGCTGATCGACACCTATGTGCGCCCCACGCTGGCCGGCGAGAAGATCGGCTCACTGGCCATCACCGAACCCGGCGGCGGCTCCGACGTCGGGCACCTGCGGACCTCCGCGGTGAAAGACGGCGACCACTACGTGATCAACGGCGCCAAGACCTACATCACCTCCGCGGTGCGCGCCGACTTCGTCGTGACCGCGGTGCGTACCGGCGGCCCCGGTGCAGCGGGCGTTTCGCTGATCGTGGTGGACAAGGGCACACCGGGGTTCGAGGTGTCGCGCAAGCTGGACAAGATGGGCTGGCGTTCCTCGGACACCGCTGAGCTGTCCTACACCGACGTGCGGGTTCCGGTAGAGAACCTGGTCGGAGTGGAGAACACCGGCTTCGCCCAGATCGCCCAGGCATTCGTGTCCGAGCGCATCGCCCTTGCCGCCCAGGCGTATTCGAGTGCGCAGCGCTGCCTGGACATCACCGCACAGTGGTGCCGCGACCGCGAGACCTTCGGTCGCCCGTTGATTTCACGGCAGTCGGTACAGAACACCCTGGCCGAGATGGCACGGCGGATCGACGTCGCGCGGGTGTACTCGCGCCGGGTGGTGGAGCGCCAGCTCGAAGGTGACACCAATCTGATCACCGAGGTCTGCTTCGCCAAGAACACCGCCGTCGAGGCCGGGGAATGGGTGGCCAACCAGGCCGTCCAATTGTTCGGCGGCATGGGCTATATGGCCGAATCCGAGATCGAACGCCAGTACCGCGACATGCGCATCCTGGGAATCGGCGGCGGCACCACCGAAATCCTCACCGCGCTGGCCGCCAAGCTCCTGGGATACCAGTCATGA
- the rpmF gene encoding 50S ribosomal protein L32 yields the protein MAVPKRRMSRSNTRSRRSQWKATATGLVNVNVAGQKHKVPRRLLKAARLGLVDLDKR from the coding sequence ATGGCCGTACCTAAGCGCAGAATGTCGCGCTCGAATACCCGCAGCCGGCGTTCGCAGTGGAAGGCCACCGCAACCGGGCTGGTCAACGTGAACGTCGCCGGACAGAAGCACAAGGTGCCGCGCCGCCTGCTCAAGGCCGCCCGCCTCGGTCTGGTCGACCTCGACAAGCGCTGA
- a CDS encoding enoyl-CoA hydratase family protein — protein sequence MDTLVEYAREGVVARLTLNSPHNRNALSTTLVTQLHEGLRAAAADPAVRVVVLGHSGGTFCAGADLSEAGGGDPFELAVARAKEMTALLRAIVSSPRPVIGAIDGHVRAGGFGLVGACDMVVAGPRSTFALTEARIGVAPAIISLTLLPKLSARAAARYYLTGETFGASEAAEIGLITLAADDVDAAVAGLVADVGRGSPQGLAASKALTTAAVLDGFDRNAERLTEESARLFVSDEAREGMLAFLQKRPPSWVSDAGQTS from the coding sequence ATGGACACTCTCGTCGAGTACGCCCGGGAGGGCGTGGTTGCCCGGCTCACGCTGAACTCGCCGCACAACCGCAACGCCTTGTCGACCACGTTGGTCACCCAGCTGCATGAAGGGTTGCGCGCCGCCGCGGCGGACCCGGCGGTACGGGTGGTGGTGCTCGGCCACAGCGGCGGCACCTTCTGTGCAGGCGCCGACCTGTCCGAGGCCGGCGGTGGCGACCCGTTCGAGCTGGCCGTGGCGCGGGCCAAGGAGATGACCGCGCTGTTGCGCGCCATCGTCTCCTCGCCGCGGCCGGTGATCGGCGCCATCGACGGCCATGTGCGGGCCGGCGGATTCGGTCTGGTTGGCGCGTGCGACATGGTGGTGGCCGGGCCGCGCAGCACGTTTGCCCTGACCGAAGCGCGCATCGGCGTGGCGCCGGCGATCATCTCGCTGACCCTGCTGCCGAAGCTGTCGGCCCGGGCCGCCGCACGGTATTACCTCACCGGGGAAACCTTCGGCGCCAGCGAAGCCGCCGAGATCGGTTTGATCACCCTGGCCGCCGACGACGTCGACGCCGCGGTGGCCGGCCTGGTGGCCGACGTCGGACGCGGCTCGCCGCAGGGTTTGGCGGCATCCAAAGCGCTCACCACCGCCGCCGTACTGGACGGCTTCGATCGCAATGCCGAGCGGCTCACCGAGGAATCGGCGCGGCTGTTCGTGTCAGATGAGGCGCGCGAAGGCATGCTCGCGTTCCTGCAGAAACGGCCGCCGAGCTGGGTCTCCGACGCAGGTCAGACGTCCTGA
- a CDS encoding acyl-CoA dehydrogenase family protein, whose protein sequence is MTDSSFIENEDRQALRKAVREWVSGYGAEYYLKKARAQEHTTELWSEAGKLGFLGVNLPEEYGGGGAGMYELALVMEEMAAAGSALLLMVVSPAINGTIISKFGTEEQKKRWVPAIADGTLTMAFAITEPDAGSNSHKITTTARRDGSDWILKGQKVYISGVDQAQAVLVVGRTEEAKTGKLRPALFVVPTDSPGFTYTPIEMELVSPERQFQVFIDDVRLPSDALVGAEDAAIAQLFAGLNPERIMGAASAVGMGRFALDKAVDYVKTRNVWGAPIGSHQGLAHPLAQCHIEVELAKLMMQKAATLYDAGDDGGAAQAANMAKYAAGEASTRAVDQAVQSMGGNGLTKEYGVAAMLTASRLARIAPISREMVLNFVAQTSLGLPRSY, encoded by the coding sequence ATGACCGATTCCAGCTTCATCGAAAACGAAGACCGCCAGGCGTTGCGCAAGGCGGTGCGCGAGTGGGTGTCCGGCTACGGCGCCGAGTACTACCTCAAGAAGGCCCGCGCCCAGGAGCACACCACCGAATTGTGGTCCGAGGCAGGAAAACTCGGCTTTCTCGGGGTGAACCTGCCCGAGGAGTACGGTGGCGGCGGGGCCGGCATGTACGAGCTGGCGCTGGTCATGGAGGAGATGGCGGCCGCCGGGAGCGCGCTGCTGCTCATGGTGGTGTCGCCGGCCATCAACGGCACCATCATCAGTAAGTTCGGCACCGAGGAGCAGAAGAAGCGCTGGGTTCCCGCCATCGCCGACGGCACGCTCACCATGGCGTTCGCGATCACCGAACCCGACGCCGGTTCCAACTCGCACAAGATCACCACCACCGCCCGCCGGGACGGCAGCGACTGGATTCTCAAGGGCCAGAAGGTCTACATCTCCGGCGTCGACCAGGCCCAGGCGGTGCTGGTGGTCGGCCGCACCGAGGAGGCGAAGACCGGCAAGCTGCGCCCTGCGCTGTTCGTGGTGCCCACCGACTCCCCCGGCTTCACCTACACGCCGATCGAGATGGAGTTGGTCAGCCCCGAACGCCAGTTCCAGGTGTTCATCGACGACGTGCGGCTGCCCTCCGACGCGCTCGTCGGAGCCGAAGACGCCGCGATCGCACAGCTTTTCGCGGGCCTGAACCCCGAACGCATCATGGGTGCGGCCAGCGCCGTCGGAATGGGCCGGTTCGCGCTCGACAAGGCCGTCGACTACGTCAAGACCCGCAACGTCTGGGGGGCTCCGATCGGGTCGCACCAGGGCCTGGCGCACCCGCTGGCGCAGTGCCACATCGAGGTCGAGCTGGCCAAGTTGATGATGCAGAAGGCGGCGACGCTCTACGACGCCGGCGACGACGGCGGCGCGGCCCAGGCCGCCAACATGGCCAAGTATGCGGCCGGCGAGGCATCCACCCGGGCCGTCGACCAGGCCGTGCAGTCGATGGGCGGCAACGGGCTCACCAAGGAGTACGGCGTGGCCGCGATGCTGACTGCGTCGAGGCTGGCGCGGATCGCGCCGATCAGCCGCGAGATGGTGCTCAACTTCGTCGCGCAGACGTCGCTGGGCCTGCCCCGCTCGTACTGA
- the mprA gene encoding two-component system response regulator MprA gives MRILVVDDDRAVRESLRRSLSFNGYSVELAHDGVEALELIASDRPDAVVLDVMMPRLDGLEVCRQLRSTGDDLPILVLTARDSVSERVAGLDAGADDYLPKPFALEELLARMRALLRRTKPEDAAESVAMTFSDLSLDPVTREVIRGQRRISLTRTEFALLEMLIANPRRVLTRSRILEEVWGFDFPTSGNALEVYVGYLRRKTEADGEPRLIHTVRGVGYVLRETPP, from the coding sequence GTGCGAATACTTGTCGTCGACGACGATCGTGCCGTGCGCGAGTCGCTGCGCAGGTCGCTCTCCTTCAACGGCTACTCCGTGGAGTTGGCCCATGACGGGGTTGAGGCGCTCGAACTGATCGCCAGCGACCGGCCCGATGCGGTGGTGCTGGATGTGATGATGCCGCGGCTGGACGGCCTCGAGGTGTGCCGTCAGTTGCGCAGCACCGGCGATGACCTGCCCATTCTGGTGCTGACCGCGCGCGACTCGGTCTCCGAGCGGGTTGCGGGCCTCGACGCCGGGGCCGACGACTACCTGCCCAAGCCGTTCGCCCTCGAAGAACTGCTGGCACGGATGCGGGCGCTGCTGCGCCGCACCAAGCCGGAGGACGCCGCCGAGTCGGTGGCGATGACCTTCTCGGATCTGAGCCTGGACCCCGTCACGCGCGAAGTCATCCGCGGGCAACGCCGGATCAGTCTCACCCGCACCGAGTTCGCCTTGCTGGAGATGTTGATCGCCAACCCCCGGCGGGTGTTGACCCGCAGCCGCATTCTCGAGGAAGTGTGGGGATTCGACTTCCCCACCTCGGGCAATGCGCTTGAGGTGTATGTGGGGTATCTGCGCCGCAAGACCGAGGCCGACGGCGAGCCGCGGCTGATCCACACCGTGCGCGGGGTGGGTTACGTGCTACGCGAAACGCCGCCCTGA